The bacterium DNA segment TTTCAAGGCCAGCCTGGCTATTTGAACGAACGATTCTTGATAAGCCTGAAATTCTTTCGGATGAGACAGGGTTTTTCTTGTGCGGCATTGCCGATGAGCCCTTTTGCCCTTTGGTAAAAGGCTCTTGTAATTCGCCTATTTCTGTCCTTTGAAGGCTTCTTATATTTGTTGCAAATCTATCGCAGGATGAGGCAATAATAGCAAATGTTGTAAGGTATTCTGCATGCCTATCCCTTTGAATTATCTGGGAAGAAATCCTTTCTGGCTCAAGGTTTAAGTATTTTAAGGCAATCTTTTCAATCTCTGGAGAAATATGGCTATATGTTCCAACAGCACCCGATATTTTTCCGAAAGAGATTGTCTTTTTTAAATTCTTTATCCTCTCAAGGTTTCTTCTTGTCTCATCATACCATAATGCCAATTTTAGCCCAAATGTCATTGGCTCTGCATGGATGCCATGGGTCCTTCCAATCATTATTGTATCCTTATATTCAAATGCCTTTTCCTTAAGAATTAAAAGGAGGTTATTTATATCATCCTCTATTATATCAATAGAATCCCTCATTATTAAAGAGAGGGCTGTGTCAACAACATCGTATGATGTAAGCCCAAGGTGAATGTATCTTGCATCAGGACCAATATTTTCAGCCAGGTTTGTAAGCAAGGCAATTACATCGTGCTGGGTTTCTTTCTCTATTTCAGCTACCCTTTCTACATTAAACCTTGCTTTTTTTTCTATTATCTCTAGGGCATTCTTTGGGATTTTTCCAAGTTCTGCCTGTGCCTTGCAAACCGCAATCTCAACATCAACAATCCTTTGATAGCGATTTTTAAGACTCCAAATCTCCCTCATCTTTGGAAGGCTATATCGTTCAATCATATTACCTCCTCAAGTTTTAATCTTATTTTCTTTGCCAATGATGGGTTTTTTCCGCTTGTTGATATGGCAATTGTAATATCATCCCTTTGAATGATAGATGGGGTAATAAATCTACAAAGAGAGGGTTTATCAACAACATTTACAAGAATCCCCTTATTTTCTGCCTCTTTGCTTACCATTTGGTTTATTTTGGAATTATTGGTTGCGGAAATAGCAATAAA contains these protein-coding regions:
- the purB gene encoding adenylosuccinate lyase, which encodes MIERYSLPKMREIWSLKNRYQRIVDVEIAVCKAQAELGKIPKNALEIIEKKARFNVERVAEIEKETQHDVIALLTNLAENIGPDARYIHLGLTSYDVVDTALSLIMRDSIDIIEDDINNLLLILKEKAFEYKDTIMIGRTHGIHAEPMTFGLKLALWYDETRRNLERIKNLKKTISFGKISGAVGTYSHISPEIEKIALKYLNLEPERISSQIIQRDRHAEYLTTFAIIASSCDRFATNIRSLQRTEIGELQEPFTKGQKGSSAMPHKKNPVSSERISGLSRIVRSNSQAGLENMVLWDERDISHSSAERVILSSSSILLDFILCEFSRVISGLVVFTEKMLENLNKTNGLIFSEDLMLKMVNKGISREKAYKIVQRIAHSEGIFYENVRRDEEINKVLSKEEIESSFDVRISLSNVDYIFKKVF
- a CDS encoding bifunctional precorrin-2 dehydrogenase/sirohydrochlorin ferrochelatase, whose protein sequence is MKRYYPIFLDIEGKKCVVIGGGSVAKRKIERLLEAKGNVIVISPDLEEGLKKRVLWIEREYKNGDLDGAFIAISATNNSKINQMVSKEAENKGILVNVVDKPSLCRFITPSIIQRDDITIAISTSGKNPSLAKKIRLKLEEVI